The following coding sequences are from one Arthrobacter crystallopoietes window:
- a CDS encoding ABC transporter ATP-binding protein, with product MCSGSWSGMSTVRSTDLSIVGRSGSGKSTLLNILGLLDVPTGGAMSFGGVPVRSMSEKRRAVTRGARVGFIFQQFNLLPGRTALENVMTPLLYARGKQFWQRERLATEMLGLVGLEDRLREKPHKLSGGEQQRIAIARALVRSPQLILADEPTGALDIETGQSVMKLLDDVARESGAALVTITHDPNVAALAQRHYRLQNGVLVDGETAA from the coding sequence ATGTGCAGCGGTTCGTGGTCGGGAATGAGTACCGTGCGTTCCACGGACCTGTCCATTGTGGGCCGGTCCGGCTCGGGCAAGTCCACCCTGCTGAACATCCTGGGTCTGCTGGACGTTCCCACCGGTGGCGCCATGTCCTTCGGCGGCGTGCCGGTCCGATCCATGAGCGAAAAGCGCCGCGCCGTGACGCGCGGCGCCCGCGTGGGGTTCATCTTCCAGCAGTTCAACCTGCTGCCCGGCCGCACCGCGCTGGAGAACGTCATGACGCCGCTGCTCTATGCCCGGGGCAAGCAGTTCTGGCAGCGTGAGCGGCTGGCTACCGAGATGCTCGGATTGGTGGGACTGGAGGACCGGCTGCGGGAGAAACCGCACAAACTCTCGGGCGGCGAGCAGCAGCGCATCGCCATCGCGCGGGCGTTGGTACGCTCGCCCCAGCTGATCCTGGCGGACGAGCCGACCGGCGCACTTGACATCGAAACGGGGCAGTCCGTGATGAAGCTGCTGGATGACGTGGCACGGGAGTCCGGGGCTGCACTGGTCACCATCACGCATGACCCGAACGTCGCCGCGCTGGCACAGCGGCATTACCGCCTGCAAAACGGTGTGCTCGTGGACGGGGAGACTGCAGCATGA
- a CDS encoding ABC transporter permease, with product MTGLIAALVEAWAELRIHKTRVLLALIGVALSVAALTTVVGLGNMSRAAMVQTQEQQGGRAATVTAEVFPASGEMDVPQVREALEGLVERYGVEHSSLRYQTSVPFQFPDGVSTTETMVVDRGYGTMRRVDLSLGHWFTPTDEQRLAPAIIVNEAFHQRLGLPDLQQNPAVQIVRERPITATVVGVVPNQWPEAPPQAMLLAAHYDAWALGGEALMPPAMEMWVPEEIAEPLAAAMSSDLAAQFGPGSAQVFRSDYAAFGDPFESIQLAVGGIAGLVLLLGAVGLLNISMVTVRYRVREVGIRRSFGATGGRIFFGVMLESVVATFVAGVIGVMLAVAVVKSPWVQELIAAGVSELPPFPLEAALIGLGAATLVGALAGLIPAVVAVRVKVIDAIRY from the coding sequence ATGACCGGGTTGATCGCGGCCCTGGTCGAAGCCTGGGCAGAACTGCGGATCCATAAGACAAGAGTCCTGCTGGCGCTGATCGGAGTGGCCTTGTCGGTGGCGGCCCTGACCACCGTCGTCGGGCTGGGCAACATGTCCCGGGCAGCCATGGTACAGACGCAGGAACAGCAGGGCGGCCGCGCGGCCACCGTGACTGCCGAAGTTTTCCCGGCCAGCGGTGAAATGGACGTACCGCAGGTACGGGAGGCTCTCGAGGGGCTGGTGGAGCGCTATGGCGTTGAGCATTCGAGCCTGCGCTACCAGACGTCGGTTCCGTTCCAGTTCCCCGACGGCGTTTCGACAACGGAAACCATGGTGGTGGACCGCGGCTACGGCACGATGCGCCGTGTAGATCTGTCCCTCGGGCATTGGTTCACACCCACCGATGAGCAGCGGCTGGCACCTGCCATCATCGTCAACGAGGCTTTCCACCAGCGGCTGGGGCTTCCGGATCTGCAGCAGAACCCCGCGGTGCAGATCGTCCGGGAGCGGCCGATCACGGCCACCGTGGTCGGCGTGGTCCCCAACCAGTGGCCCGAAGCCCCGCCGCAGGCAATGCTGCTCGCGGCGCACTACGACGCCTGGGCTTTGGGCGGTGAGGCGCTGATGCCTCCGGCGATGGAGATGTGGGTTCCGGAGGAGATTGCCGAACCGCTCGCCGCCGCCATGAGCAGTGATCTCGCGGCCCAGTTCGGGCCCGGTTCGGCGCAGGTATTTAGGTCTGATTACGCCGCGTTCGGTGACCCGTTCGAGAGCATCCAGCTCGCCGTCGGCGGAATTGCGGGTTTGGTGCTGCTGCTCGGCGCCGTCGGGCTGCTCAACATCTCCATGGTGACGGTCCGCTACCGCGTGCGCGAAGTCGGGATCCGGCGCAGTTTCGGCGCGACGGGCGGGCGGATCTTCTTCGGCGTGATGCTCGAATCCGTGGTTGCGACGTTCGTGGCCGGGGTCATCGGCGTGATGCTGGCAGTGGCCGTCGTCAAGAGTCCATGGGTGCAGGAACTGATCGCCGCCGGCGTGAGCGAGCTGCCGCCCTTTCCGCTGGAGGCGGCCTTGATCGGCCTGGGAGCGGCAACCTTGGTTGGTGCCCTGGCCGGGCTGATCCCAGCCGTGGTGGCGGTCCGGGTCAAGGTGATCGACGCCATCCGCTACTGA
- a CDS encoding carbohydrate ABC transporter permease: MATATVPPPVEVSIPRAPARSGGRQKINRTLKYALLLVFVVVVLIPAYVLVITSFKGPADADPSTAWLLPTTWETAGWAKAWETLAPALGRTFALVIPASIISAMLGSMNGFVLSRWRFPYANVVFTLILFGMFIPYQAVMIPLTQLMQGLNIPNGIPSLLVLHIVYGLPICTLIFRNYYESVPSELIEAARMDGAGLLRTYASVILPVSAPGFVVVLIWQFTSAWNDYLFAAFFSSGSNGPVTIALSFLAGGQLTDYAASMAGALIASLPTLIVYIILGKYFVGGLMSGSVKG, encoded by the coding sequence ATGGCGACCGCCACCGTCCCGCCCCCGGTCGAAGTCTCGATCCCGCGCGCGCCCGCCCGCAGCGGCGGCCGGCAGAAAATCAACCGCACGCTCAAGTACGCGTTGCTGCTGGTGTTCGTCGTCGTCGTCCTGATTCCGGCCTATGTGCTGGTCATTACCAGTTTCAAGGGACCCGCCGACGCGGATCCTTCAACGGCGTGGCTGCTGCCTACGACGTGGGAAACCGCCGGCTGGGCCAAGGCCTGGGAAACGCTGGCGCCTGCGCTGGGCCGCACCTTCGCTCTGGTCATCCCGGCCTCCATCATCTCTGCCATGCTGGGCTCGATGAACGGTTTTGTCCTCTCGCGCTGGCGGTTCCCCTACGCCAACGTGGTCTTCACACTCATCCTGTTCGGCATGTTCATCCCGTACCAGGCGGTCATGATCCCGTTGACCCAGCTGATGCAGGGGCTCAACATCCCCAACGGGATCCCCTCCCTGCTGGTCCTGCACATCGTTTACGGCCTGCCCATCTGCACGCTGATCTTCCGCAACTACTACGAATCGGTTCCCAGCGAACTGATCGAAGCAGCCAGAATGGACGGTGCTGGTCTGCTGCGGACCTACGCCTCGGTCATCCTGCCGGTCTCCGCGCCGGGCTTCGTAGTTGTCTTGATCTGGCAGTTCACCTCAGCCTGGAACGACTATCTGTTCGCCGCCTTCTTCTCCTCAGGCAGCAACGGACCGGTCACCATTGCCCTGAGCTTCCTCGCCGGCGGCCAGCTGACGGATTATGCCGCCTCCATGGCCGGTGCGCTCATCGCGTCGCTGCCCACCCTGATCGTCTACATCATCCTCGGCAAGTACTTTGTAGGCGGCCTGATGAGCGGCTCCGTCAAGGGATAG
- a CDS encoding carbohydrate ABC transporter permease, with the protein MFAKIRTWGPALALISPTIILLGIFVYGLIAQNVQISMTNQHTSLPRADFVGLDNYFRLFGDADFQHSLRNLLLLTVVFLAGTLIFGFLWAWILERPSFGEGFFRSVYLFPMAVSFIASGVVWRWLLSSLQTDQPGGERTTGLNRLLESIGLGFLQNSWWSDPNWGVAAIAVPAIWQLSGYVMALFLAGFRGIPDELREAARIDGCSEWKLYRHVIFPQLSPVMLSAVIIIGHMSLKLFDLIRAIVPDANTYDIQVPATMMWVKYIGSDYADSAAIGTIMLILVALVVVPYLVYTSRQEKR; encoded by the coding sequence GTGTTCGCGAAAATCAGGACCTGGGGCCCGGCGCTGGCCTTGATATCCCCCACCATCATCCTGCTGGGCATCTTTGTCTACGGACTGATCGCCCAGAACGTCCAAATTTCCATGACCAACCAGCACACGTCCCTGCCGCGAGCGGACTTCGTCGGTCTGGACAATTACTTCCGCCTGTTCGGGGACGCCGACTTCCAGCACTCGCTGCGCAACCTGCTGCTGCTGACGGTTGTCTTCCTGGCCGGTACACTCATCTTCGGTTTTCTCTGGGCCTGGATTCTCGAGCGCCCCAGCTTCGGCGAAGGCTTCTTCCGCTCCGTCTACCTCTTTCCAATGGCCGTATCCTTCATCGCCTCCGGCGTGGTCTGGCGCTGGCTGCTCTCCAGCCTGCAGACGGACCAGCCCGGCGGCGAGCGCACCACCGGCCTGAACCGGCTGCTGGAGAGCATCGGGCTGGGTTTCCTGCAGAACAGCTGGTGGTCGGACCCCAACTGGGGTGTGGCGGCCATCGCCGTACCCGCGATCTGGCAGCTCTCGGGCTACGTCATGGCGCTGTTCCTGGCTGGTTTCCGCGGCATCCCGGACGAGCTGCGCGAGGCGGCCCGGATCGACGGCTGCAGCGAATGGAAGCTGTACCGACATGTCATTTTCCCGCAGCTGAGCCCGGTCATGCTGTCCGCCGTCATCATCATCGGCCACATGTCGCTGAAGCTCTTCGACCTGATCCGTGCCATCGTTCCGGATGCCAACACCTACGACATCCAGGTGCCCGCCACCATGATGTGGGTTAAGTACATCGGCAGCGACTACGCCGATTCCGCCGCTATCGGCACCATCATGCTCATCTTGGTGGCCCTGGTGGTTGTCCCCTACCTCGTCTACACCTCCCGGCAGGAGAAACGCTGA
- a CDS encoding ABC transporter substrate-binding protein — MRRVSLLASVAAAGLLLSACGGGSSVEEANPTEATGSVGVFTWWADGSEKVGLDALVDIFDEQYPDLTFDNLAVAGGAGSQAKSVLAANLKSGNPPDSFQAHAGAELQDYINADQLEDLSSFYEEAQLNEAFPQDLLDRLTVDGKIYSVPSNIHRANVVWANVEVLEEAGLDPNSPPADLDAWFADMDKIKESGTTPLAVAGTWTQVQLFENILLATLGAEAYSGLWDGTTDWRSPEVTKAIENYKKALSYTNSDRDTLSDWGPATQLVEDGAAAYNVMGDWAEAKFAQDGLKPGTDYVYFPTPGTDGVFDFLADSFTLPKGAPNPAGSKAWLTTISSVEGQQAFNAAKGSIPARTDVPSDEFGEYQQSAIEDFSSDTIVSSLAHGAAVPVAWLNELSTAVSKFGGPQDVAALQESAASIAEKFAQ, encoded by the coding sequence ATGCGACGCGTATCTTTGCTCGCCAGCGTTGCGGCAGCAGGCTTGCTCCTGTCCGCATGCGGCGGAGGAAGCTCGGTCGAAGAAGCAAACCCGACGGAAGCTACCGGCTCGGTCGGGGTCTTTACCTGGTGGGCCGACGGCTCGGAGAAGGTAGGCCTGGATGCGCTCGTTGACATCTTCGACGAGCAGTATCCGGATCTGACCTTCGACAACCTGGCCGTCGCCGGCGGCGCGGGCAGCCAGGCCAAGAGCGTCCTGGCAGCCAACCTCAAGTCCGGCAATCCGCCGGATTCCTTCCAGGCCCACGCCGGAGCCGAACTGCAGGACTACATCAACGCGGACCAGCTGGAGGATCTGAGCTCCTTCTACGAGGAAGCCCAGCTCAATGAAGCTTTCCCGCAGGATCTGCTGGACCGCCTGACCGTGGACGGCAAGATCTACTCGGTTCCGTCGAACATCCACCGTGCCAACGTGGTGTGGGCCAACGTGGAAGTCCTTGAGGAAGCCGGCCTGGATCCGAACAGTCCCCCGGCCGATCTCGACGCCTGGTTCGCGGACATGGACAAGATCAAGGAAAGCGGCACCACCCCGCTGGCCGTCGCCGGCACGTGGACCCAGGTGCAGCTATTCGAGAACATCCTGCTGGCCACCCTCGGCGCCGAAGCCTACAGCGGCCTCTGGGACGGCACCACGGACTGGAGGAGCCCGGAGGTCACCAAAGCGATCGAGAATTATAAGAAGGCGCTCAGCTACACCAACTCGGACCGCGACACCCTCAGCGACTGGGGCCCTGCCACACAGCTGGTCGAAGACGGGGCCGCCGCCTACAACGTCATGGGCGACTGGGCCGAAGCCAAGTTCGCGCAGGACGGGCTGAAGCCGGGCACTGACTACGTCTACTTCCCGACTCCCGGAACCGACGGCGTCTTCGACTTCCTGGCCGATTCGTTCACCCTGCCGAAGGGCGCACCGAACCCGGCCGGCTCCAAGGCATGGCTGACCACCATTTCGAGCGTCGAAGGCCAGCAGGCATTCAATGCCGCGAAGGGGTCCATCCCCGCCCGTACGGACGTGCCGAGCGATGAATTCGGCGAGTACCAGCAGAGCGCCATCGAGGACTTCTCCTCGGACACCATCGTCTCCTCGCTCGCCCACGGCGCTGCGGTGCCGGTGGCATGGCTGAACGAGCTGAGCACCGCCGTGAGCAAGTTCGGCGGACCGCAGGACGTCGCCGCCCTGCAGGAATCTGCCGCTTCGATAGCGGAAAAGTTCGCGCAGTAG
- a CDS encoding ROK family transcriptional regulator, with product MPAEPATVTGTDQRPGSQSALRRRNSQRIIRALMTSGRLTQAELARQTGLSTATVSNIVKAMVDGGLILTSPTTSSGRRALSVTLNGRGAVAVGVDFGRRHVNVVLVSLDHRVLAEDGVELPLGHQAEEGIEAAAQLVRRLLVDTGADAGSLLGLGAGIPGPIDHRTGKVIHGAILPEWVGIDLLGRLREAFGIPIFIDNDANLGALAQVSWGPYQNVRNLVFLKLGSGIGAGLILNGAPFYGNIGVTGEIGHATVADHGLICRCGNRGCLETVASTSTMIDLLSRGRSEPVSTEDIVRIALEGDPAALRVIDDAGLAVGRALANVCNLVNPEVIVLGGSLTGLDAILLEPVRRGLLRHAVPAVGESTELAMSGLSNRAEALGAATLVLQQAELPSL from the coding sequence ATGCCAGCCGAACCAGCCACAGTGACGGGCACCGACCAGCGGCCCGGCTCCCAGAGTGCACTGCGCAGGCGCAACAGCCAGCGGATCATCCGCGCGCTCATGACCAGCGGCCGGCTGACCCAGGCCGAGCTGGCCCGGCAGACCGGTCTTTCCACCGCCACAGTCTCCAACATCGTCAAGGCGATGGTCGACGGCGGCCTGATCCTGACGTCACCGACCACCAGCTCCGGCCGCCGCGCGCTCTCCGTCACGCTGAATGGCCGGGGCGCGGTTGCGGTCGGCGTGGATTTCGGCCGCCGCCATGTCAACGTGGTGCTGGTCAGCCTGGACCACCGCGTACTGGCCGAGGACGGCGTCGAACTGCCCCTGGGCCACCAGGCAGAGGAAGGCATCGAGGCCGCCGCCCAGCTGGTCCGGCGGCTGCTGGTGGACACCGGCGCGGACGCCGGGTCGCTCCTCGGCCTGGGCGCCGGCATTCCCGGCCCGATCGACCACCGCACCGGCAAGGTCATCCACGGAGCGATCCTGCCCGAATGGGTGGGCATCGATCTGCTGGGCCGGCTGCGCGAGGCGTTCGGCATTCCGATCTTCATCGACAACGACGCCAATCTGGGTGCCTTGGCACAGGTTAGCTGGGGCCCGTACCAGAACGTGCGGAACCTGGTTTTCCTGAAACTGGGATCCGGCATCGGTGCGGGGCTGATCCTCAACGGCGCGCCCTTCTACGGCAACATCGGCGTGACCGGCGAGATCGGCCACGCCACCGTCGCCGACCACGGCCTCATCTGCCGCTGCGGAAACCGCGGCTGCCTTGAAACGGTCGCTTCGACCTCCACCATGATCGACCTGCTGAGCCGCGGCAGGTCCGAACCAGTCAGCACTGAAGACATCGTCCGGATCGCCCTCGAGGGCGATCCCGCAGCCCTGCGGGTTATCGACGACGCAGGGCTAGCCGTCGGCCGGGCATTGGCGAACGTGTGCAATCTGGTCAACCCGGAAGTCATTGTCCTCGGTGGCTCCCTGACGGGGCTGGACGCCATCCTGCTCGAACCCGTGCGCCGGGGGCTGCTTCGCCACGCGGTACCCGCCGTGGGCGAATCCACCGAGCTGGCCATGTCCGGACTGAGCAACCGCGCCGAAGCCCTCGGCGCCGCCACGCTGGTCCTGCAGCAGGCCGAGCTGCCCTCATTATAA
- a CDS encoding gamma carbonic anhydrase family protein produces MAHIITLAGKTPATDPSAFLAPTATLSGDVELAADSSAFYGVSVRGDSAPIRVGAGSNLQDNVVLHADAGFPCTVGAGVSIGHAAVVHGCTVEDNCLIGMSATIMNGAVVGEGSLVAAGALVLEGTQIPPRSLVAGVPAKVRRELSDEEYQSVLDNAAHYVELAKLHRDANA; encoded by the coding sequence ATGGCCCACATCATCACACTCGCCGGCAAAACTCCGGCCACCGACCCGTCCGCCTTTCTCGCTCCCACCGCCACCTTGAGCGGCGATGTGGAACTGGCCGCCGATTCCAGCGCCTTTTACGGCGTCTCGGTCCGCGGCGACAGCGCTCCGATCCGGGTGGGAGCAGGCAGCAACCTGCAGGACAACGTAGTGCTGCACGCGGACGCGGGCTTCCCGTGCACCGTGGGGGCCGGCGTCAGCATCGGACACGCCGCCGTGGTCCACGGCTGCACGGTGGAGGACAACTGCCTGATCGGCATGAGCGCGACAATCATGAACGGGGCCGTGGTCGGTGAAGGCTCACTGGTTGCCGCGGGAGCCTTGGTGCTGGAGGGCACGCAGATCCCGCCCCGGTCCCTGGTGGCCGGGGTTCCCGCAAAGGTCCGCCGCGAACTCAGCGACGAGGAATACCAGTCCGTCCTCGACAATGCCGCGCACTACGTCGAACTCGCCAAGCTGCACCGGGACGCTAACGCGTAG
- a CDS encoding class I SAM-dependent methyltransferase: MGNYERDLTTYYDRQAEVRDARTQDPQREAKRSEFIEHLKATRRHDLLEIGCGTGVDGLAFKAAGIRYTGVDLSEASVRIARHKQLEASVASARELPFADETFDAAWTMSTLLHVANADLYGVLTEIMRVLKPGSPLAVGLWSGSDSEGINAADDQEPQRFFSRRSDETLLSLFEPHGTIRDFSTWEHGQDPGHYQYFIIYKP; this comes from the coding sequence ATGGGCAACTACGAACGGGACCTGACAACTTACTATGACCGGCAGGCCGAAGTCCGCGATGCCCGGACGCAGGATCCGCAGCGGGAGGCCAAACGCAGCGAGTTCATCGAGCATCTGAAGGCGACCCGCCGGCATGACCTGCTGGAAATCGGCTGCGGCACCGGCGTGGACGGCCTCGCATTCAAGGCCGCCGGCATCCGCTACACCGGGGTGGACCTGTCCGAAGCGAGCGTGCGGATCGCGCGGCACAAACAGCTCGAAGCCTCGGTCGCCTCTGCCCGCGAGCTGCCGTTTGCCGACGAAACCTTCGACGCTGCCTGGACCATGAGCACGCTGCTGCATGTGGCCAACGCCGACCTCTACGGCGTCCTGACCGAAATCATGCGTGTCCTCAAACCCGGCTCCCCGTTGGCCGTGGGCCTCTGGTCCGGCTCGGACAGCGAGGGCATCAACGCCGCGGACGATCAGGAACCGCAGCGCTTCTTCAGCCGCCGCTCCGATGAAACCCTATTGAGCCTGTTCGAACCGCACGGCACCATCCGGGACTTCAGCACCTGGGAACACGGCCAGGACCCCGGGCATTACCAGTACTTCATCATCTATAAACCCTGA
- the purU gene encoding formyltetrahydrofolate deformylase → MSEASLPSADSTYNLTLSCEDRPGIVYAVTGALVEAGCNIVDSQQYGNPNSGRFFMRVAVTTGTSYTDLHRALEPVAETFTMQWSLNPQGAKMRTLLMASKSAHCLNSLLFQQRSGTLPIDVPVIVSNHTDLADMAEFYGIEFRHIPVTPDTKAEAEQALRDLVAEYDIELVVLARYMQILSNELCTDLQGKAINIHHSFLPSFKGARPYHQAHDRGVKLIGATAHYVTPDLDEGPIIEQEVIRVDHAKSAEQFVAMGRDVEARTLATAVQWHAEHRVLLDGHRTVVFN, encoded by the coding sequence GTGAGTGAAGCTTCCCTGCCCAGCGCCGATTCCACCTACAACCTGACGCTCTCCTGCGAGGACCGCCCCGGTATCGTGTATGCCGTGACCGGAGCGTTGGTGGAAGCCGGCTGCAACATCGTCGATTCGCAGCAGTACGGGAACCCGAATTCCGGCCGGTTCTTCATGCGCGTTGCTGTCACCACCGGCACGTCCTACACGGACCTGCACCGGGCGCTGGAGCCCGTGGCCGAAACCTTCACCATGCAGTGGAGCCTGAACCCGCAGGGCGCCAAGATGCGCACCCTGCTGATGGCCTCCAAATCCGCCCACTGCCTCAACTCGCTGTTGTTCCAGCAGCGCTCGGGCACGCTGCCCATCGACGTCCCGGTCATCGTCTCCAACCACACGGACCTGGCGGATATGGCTGAGTTCTACGGCATCGAGTTCCGCCACATTCCGGTCACGCCGGACACCAAGGCCGAAGCCGAACAAGCGCTGCGCGACCTGGTAGCCGAGTACGACATCGAGCTCGTGGTGCTCGCCCGCTACATGCAGATCCTGAGCAATGAACTCTGCACGGACCTGCAGGGCAAGGCGATCAACATCCACCACTCCTTCCTGCCGTCTTTCAAGGGCGCCAGACCGTACCACCAGGCGCACGACCGCGGCGTCAAACTGATCGGCGCCACGGCGCACTATGTCACCCCGGACCTGGACGAGGGCCCGATCATCGAGCAGGAAGTCATCCGCGTGGACCACGCGAAGTCGGCCGAGCAGTTCGTGGCCATGGGCCGCGACGTCGAGGCGCGCACGCTGGCCACGGCCGTCCAGTGGCATGCCGAGCACCGCGTCCTGCTGGACGGACACCGCACCGTCGTCTTCAACTGA
- a CDS encoding FAD-dependent oxidoreductase: MDKVLDAVIIGAGQAGLSAAYHLQRRGLVPEQDYIVLDANEGPGGAWRHRWPSLTFDAAHGLHDLPGLPLGVPDPAEPASAVVSRYYGAYEQKFNLPVHRPERVESITNDDGAGQLLRVISASGREWLVRTVISGTGTWDRPYWPYYSGRETFRGRQLHTHDFRSADEFRGKRVLVVGGGTSALQFLLQLDTAGAQTVWSTRREPDFITEPFDASWGIEVERKVNERTRAGLPPVSVVGVTGLPLNETYKAGIDAGVLVSRGRLARITEDGVVFADGSAEQVDVILWATGFRPSLDHLTPLQLREPGGGIRMGPDAVSVVKEPRLFLVGYGSSASTVGATRAGRAAAMAAVRQLKTAQVPDQGSRALAAVAG; encoded by the coding sequence ATGGACAAGGTTCTGGACGCAGTGATTATCGGCGCCGGCCAGGCCGGCCTCAGCGCCGCCTACCACCTGCAGCGGCGCGGCCTGGTGCCGGAACAGGACTACATTGTCCTGGACGCGAACGAAGGCCCCGGCGGCGCGTGGCGGCACCGCTGGCCCTCCCTGACCTTCGACGCCGCACACGGGCTGCACGATCTTCCCGGCCTCCCGCTCGGGGTTCCGGACCCCGCAGAGCCGGCGTCCGCCGTCGTTAGCCGCTACTACGGTGCCTACGAGCAGAAGTTCAACCTTCCCGTCCACCGCCCCGAACGCGTCGAATCCATTACCAACGACGACGGCGCCGGGCAGCTGCTGCGGGTCATCAGCGCCTCGGGCCGCGAGTGGCTGGTGCGCACGGTGATCAGCGGCACCGGCACGTGGGACCGGCCGTACTGGCCCTACTACTCCGGGCGCGAGACGTTCCGCGGCCGGCAACTGCACACCCACGATTTCCGGTCCGCCGACGAGTTCCGCGGCAAGCGCGTACTGGTGGTTGGCGGCGGGACCTCGGCCTTGCAGTTCCTGCTCCAGCTCGATACCGCCGGCGCGCAGACGGTATGGTCCACGCGGCGGGAGCCGGACTTCATTACCGAGCCATTCGACGCCAGCTGGGGCATCGAGGTGGAGCGCAAGGTCAACGAGCGCACCCGCGCCGGGCTGCCGCCGGTGAGCGTGGTCGGTGTGACGGGCCTGCCGCTGAACGAGACCTACAAGGCCGGCATCGACGCCGGTGTCCTGGTCTCCCGCGGGCGGCTTGCCCGGATCACTGAAGACGGCGTGGTGTTTGCGGACGGATCGGCCGAGCAGGTGGATGTCATCCTGTGGGCAACGGGCTTCCGTCCCTCGCTCGACCATCTGACTCCGCTGCAGCTGCGCGAGCCCGGCGGCGGCATCCGCATGGGTCCGGATGCCGTCTCCGTGGTCAAGGAACCGCGGCTGTTCCTCGTGGGGTACGGCTCCTCCGCCTCGACGGTCGGGGCCACCCGGGCCGGCCGCGCGGCGGCGATGGCCGCGGTGCGGCAGCTGAAGACTGCCCAGGTGCCGGACCAGGGATCGCGCGCACTGGCGGCGGTGGCCGGCTGA
- the glyA gene encoding serine hydroxymethyltransferase translates to MTSSTPSVTDQPLAEVDPEIAAVLDAELGRQRDTLEMIASENFAPRSVLEVQGSVLTNKYAEGYPGRRYYGGCEHVDVAENLAIERVKNLFGAEFANVQPHAGAQANAAALAALINPGDKIMGLSLAHGGHLTHGMKLNFSGKLYKVAAYEVDPQTFRVDMDKVREQALAERPNVIIAGWSAYPRQLDFEAFRSIADEVGAYFWTDMAHFAGLVAAGLHPNPVPHSDVVTSTVHKTLAGPRSGVILGKQDFAKKINSNVFPGQQGGPLMHVIAAKAVAFKIAGSQEFKDRQARVLEGARILAERLTAADVTEAGVSVLTGGTDVHLVLVDLRNSELDGQQAEDLLHSVGITVNRNAVPFDPRPPMVTSGLRIGTPALATRGFGSTEFTEVADIIATALKGGADVEALRTRVTKLAQQFPLYPGHEQW, encoded by the coding sequence GTGACGTCTTCCACCCCGTCAGTCACCGACCAGCCTCTGGCCGAAGTCGATCCCGAAATCGCTGCCGTTCTCGATGCCGAGCTCGGGCGCCAGCGCGACACGCTGGAAATGATTGCTTCCGAAAACTTCGCCCCGCGCTCCGTGCTGGAGGTGCAGGGATCCGTCCTGACCAACAAGTACGCCGAGGGCTACCCGGGCCGCCGCTACTACGGCGGCTGCGAGCATGTGGATGTTGCCGAGAACCTGGCCATCGAACGCGTCAAGAACCTGTTCGGCGCCGAGTTCGCCAACGTCCAGCCGCACGCCGGTGCGCAGGCCAACGCCGCCGCGCTCGCCGCCCTGATCAACCCGGGCGACAAGATCATGGGTCTGTCCCTGGCCCACGGCGGACACCTCACCCACGGCATGAAGCTGAACTTCTCCGGCAAGCTCTACAAGGTCGCTGCCTACGAGGTGGACCCGCAGACCTTCCGCGTGGACATGGATAAGGTCCGCGAGCAGGCCCTGGCCGAGCGCCCGAACGTCATCATCGCCGGCTGGTCCGCCTACCCGCGCCAGCTGGATTTCGAGGCCTTCCGCTCCATTGCGGACGAGGTCGGCGCCTACTTCTGGACCGACATGGCGCACTTCGCCGGCCTGGTGGCCGCCGGCCTGCACCCGAACCCGGTGCCGCATTCCGACGTTGTGACCTCCACGGTGCACAAGACCCTGGCCGGACCGCGCTCGGGCGTCATCCTTGGCAAGCAGGACTTCGCCAAGAAGATCAACTCCAACGTCTTCCCGGGCCAGCAGGGCGGGCCGCTGATGCACGTCATCGCCGCCAAGGCTGTGGCCTTCAAGATCGCCGGCAGCCAGGAGTTCAAGGACCGCCAGGCCCGCGTGCTCGAGGGCGCCCGCATCCTGGCCGAACGCCTTACCGCCGCCGATGTCACCGAGGCCGGCGTCTCGGTGCTGACCGGCGGCACGGACGTCCACCTGGTCCTGGTGGACCTGCGCAACTCCGAACTGGACGGCCAGCAGGCCGAAGACCTGCTGCACTCGGTGGGCATCACCGTGAACCGCAACGCCGTACCGTTCGACCCGCGCCCGCCGATGGTAACCTCCGGCCTGCGGATCGGCACCCCGGCGCTGGCCACGCGTGGTTTCGGCTCTACCGAATTCACCGAGGTTGCCGATATCATCGCCACAGCGCTGAAGGGCGGGGCCGACGTCGAGGCTCTGCGCACGCGCGTGACCAAGCTGGCCCAGCAGTTCCCGCTGTACCCCGGCCACGAGCAGTGGTAA